The DNA window caattggggaaactgaggcaaacagggttatgtgacttacccagggtcacactgctagaacgtatctaaggccagatatgaactcaggaagatgagtgtttctGTCTTAAGATCTGGCACGCTATCTActgatgtatgtatgcatatatgcacatatgtacatttatatgtatgtatatatggggcATAAGTAcatggatgtatatgtatatattctcttCTAAACCTATGAAATTAAAGCatctttaaacctcagtttctttataaaatgacaaGTGGACCAGATTTAAAGCCAGAGGACTGAAGTAGTGATCCTATAGCTCTGCTattcactagatgtgtgacccatggcaaatctTTTCACTCTTCTGgtactcagtttctttatctgtaaaatgggggtggggggacttgATGACAAGTCAGTGTAATACAATGAAAAGAGCACCAACTCAAATTAaagggcctgtgttcaaatctcaactccaatactacctgtgtgactttgtgcaagtaagtcacttaacttctgagggtctcagtttcttcatctgtaaaatgatgagaaagGGGATAAAATTAATGAGGAGGCAGGATAATCCAACAAAAAAATACACTGGTTCTGGAACCAGAAAatcagggttcaaattccaattAGCACTGCCTtcatgaccttaggtaagtcacttaacttcagtgggcttcagtttcttcttctataaaagaGACTTCAGACTGGCAGTACTTATGGGTCAtttctcagaaaaatatttttatatgcataaaatgGAGCAGCTAGCCATGTCACCCTACGCAAATCACtaaaacttgtttgcctcagtttcctcatttgtaaaacgatctggagaaggaaatggtaccCCAAATGgtctcacaaagagtcagacacagctgaaacaactcaacagtcacaaaaatacataaaatacaaaggaagccaaATAACATTGATATAGttatccaaaagaaaaataagttcatAGACTATAAGTTAAGAATTACTGCACTAGAGGACCTCTGAAGacttttccagctctaagactATAATCCCtaaatctctaagatcccttgatcttttaaaagaaatcactGATATCTTTTAtaagatatattttaatatattttctacatgatatatattttacaagATATTATTGAAGAAACATCTGGAATGCAATTCCTGTAGGGCTCCAAGATCATCCAGTTTCATCTTCCAGCTGAATATTATTAtactttgtcttttccttccttgttctTTGATGAATGGGACAGTTGGTTTGGGAGACATTTGTTTGTATACTAGAGAGAATGAATGTGGGTTTTTAAAAGGGTTatcagaaagaaggaataaagataCCACTTTTCTCTAGGCTAGAGGGGTACCTGGTAATTTCAAATGAAACATCAGGGTGTAGCTGATGCTCAGAATACTTTAATATACGATGCTCTCATTCCATCTTTGTTtgaaaagaactgtgaaagataCAGAAGAACAAGAGTTTAAATGTTTggaaaaagaggggggagggggcaggcaggGAGAGATCCTTGATGTCCAGCCCAACACTGAGCCTCTATAGGAACAGAATAACCTAATTATCACCATGAAGTTAAATAACTTCTATCCTTATACATTATGGGATGTACTGTAGGGAAATCGGGAATTCAGTGTCAGAAATGGTTTATTTGTAAACCCGAGGGGAACTAATTGTCTTTTTTAAGTATCTGGACTTTAAAGATGAGGTCTTCCCAAATTTAAATATGCCAACCAGAGAGACAATTTTTGGCATCAACTCCAAAAAGGTCTCAGGTATATTCCCCTTTTCCCTATTATGTCCTCTGCATACTTGTCTCCCAAACCTTTGTCAACATTTATATCTGAGTGTGGTGTCcaggaaagagctctggatttagaatctgagaaactggatttaaatcccagctctgtctctTAATACTAATTTAATATTGTGCTAATCATCACCTCATTGAGCCCccctttcctcatcagtaaaagaaAGGGATTAAACTAGATGATTCTGAACACCTCACACAGAAAAAGACCCAGTAAATGCATACAGATGATAACAAGTGAATCATATCAATTGTCTTCATTAAAAAGAAGGCCCACATTCCTTTTTAATGTGTGGAATGTGTGGAAGACTCTGAACATTGAGCCACAGGGGTCTCCTTTGCCAGGTCAAAACAGACCTGATTTTAAAGTCATTTGCTGCTGAGTCAATACCCAGCCAAGAATTTTTGGCACCTACTAGTAGGTTCTTTAGGAGCTGACTGAGCCAGTCAGAGATCAGCTGGCAGCAAGCAgggcattttaaattttttgtgctCCAATCAGAAAGCTGCTGAACACTGTGCTTCTTAGAAAAGTGCTGCCCTTGTCCTTTTCAATGAAAAGTACATCGGTATTCATTAGGAAACAGCTCTTAACTAATGCAGACACTGAAGACAGTAGACACCaatcaatagaaaaaaataacttctttttatttacaaaaaaaaatccaaatattgGATGCTGTAAACAAAATTCACAATCTGTTCCCTCTAGCACTGATGCAAACATGTCAGTTCTTGAGTCTGTTTTCCATCAACTCTCTTTCTGCCTGTGACAGAGCCTATTGTCAAAATATTCCAAAAGAGCAATCCATGGATCAGTTTGCTGCAACAGGATGCTCGAGAAGGCCTTGGTAGGGTAGGGGTTGGAGGGATAACCCATAGGCACAATCTCTTCCATACTGCAAGATTCTGCAGCAGCCTAGCCAAACTATcttgaaaatttcactttcactGTTCCTTTGTTAGCAAGCCATTATTACAACAGCAAAACATTACAGAGATTTCCTTCCTTCACCCTGAAAGGGCTCCACTCAAAGGAAACCTTATCAAAAGAATATATTGAAATAGGTGCTGGATATGGAATTacactttttttgccttttggttTCATCTCACACActtcatcttccaagaaaaaaaaaaaagcttatttttgAGCTGCTGAGAGCTCTCAACAGAATACATTTCATTTACACAATATTCCACAATAGTCATTacaatttatgcatttaaaggaTTTGATGCATTGTAAAGCAACAAACATAAATATAAGCTAACAAAAAGGGCTGGTAGAaattgtatgatttttttctaaacgTGTCATGCTTAATTGAAAATGGCAACATTTCTTCAACTATTATTACATTTAAGGGCAACATTAAAATAGTTCATCTAACCAAAGCTTTCAGGTGCTAAATCTCAGTTTTGTGAGAAAAATAATCTCTTTCCATATACAAATATCTATGTATCCTCAGTGTAAAATTCTTGAGGCAGCTGGGTTTATTACCAGTGAGAGAAAACTCTCAACAAGAAATGGtctcttttcattaatttttttttctgattatccAATCCGATGAGGAGAACCTCCAGGAGAGTAAGTCTCCTCAGCAATCTAAGTCAGATAGAGGCAAAGGAGAGCAAGTCACAAGCATGATCCAGCAActtggttcagtggaaagagtgagGGCTCTAAAGTCAGAGAAGCTGGGTTGAAATGCCATGTCTGATGTTTACTACCcttgtaacactgggcaagtcactgattcttcctgggcctcagttccctcagctgTAAACTGAAGGGGTTGAaactagatagtctctgaggtcccttggaGCTCTAGATTCTTAATGATCCTATTATGTCCTGGTACACATGGGGTGTTCTCTTTCTGGAGCCAGATATCCAATATCATTTGCAGCAGATTATATAAAGGGGGAGGGGACCATACATACATTCCACCATTTGTTCAGATACATATGCATAGAGGACTATAGTATATacataatagaaataaattatatcattCCAAATGCAAAGACTTGAAGGTTGTCTGAAGCACAGGCTAAAGGACCTGAAGGCAAGATGCTGTCATTTAAAACTAAGCAACCAACATTTTATCAAGCAGGAAAAGGACATAAAtgtgaaaggaaaataaaggaaaaaaaatatatatatatactttaagaTCAGGCTTCTCCAGACAAATTGACTATGTCATAAATTAACAGCATATTTGTGGTTGCCACACAGAGAGAgccccccacccctcctcttTTAAAATAGTGAATGACTCATCTGCAAATAGTTGTGCTAAGAAGGGATGTCCCAAATCACCAGCTGCTCCTATTTCCCCTGGCTTCCCAGGATTTTATCCTAGAAAATCCTCCCAAGGGTTAAGGTGAGCAAATTTCTGACAAGTGGGTTCTGGGTTTGATCTGGAGGTGGAAGAATGAAGGAGCCCTGGGAAACAAACTTTGCCCCTTCACTATTAATTTGAAGGCCTTTTCACGGgacagaaagggaaggggaaagtgaggaggagaagatgggaaTCAAGATGGGGGCAAGTAAGAAGAGGCTCCCTAGTAAACAGAGTGAATGGCAGTGCAATAGCTTTATGGTTCCTGCAGAAATCACAGGGAAGGCGCTATAGTAAACAAATCGGGTTCCTGTTACAACTTCAAAGAAAGGAGTACAAAAGGCAGTAAAAATGGATGTACCCAGTCATATATGTCTTATTAACTCCAAGAAAGCAAATCAAAACCATTAAAATACACTGCCAACTGGATGATGTGTTCTTCCTTGATCCCCTTTAATTTTCCTTAATGCTAAAACTGCTACTTTAGTCAGCTCTTAGGATGAAATGCCATAGTAAGTAGTCTCTCTAGGgtttgagtttgttttgtttcttgctggttatttaaaaaaaaaaaccttttacaatttatttttgtttttaattatttcattgaaGAGACCGGAATTTGGCGGAATTCAAGGAGGAGGGGTGGACAGTTGTCATTTAAGCTGAAATCATAATGCATGATCTTTTTACAAATGTTGAACCAATTGGTCTcttaggaaaaaggaaatgaaagtgaaTTGTTTTAATGCAAAGTGATTTAATTTAAGTACAGTACTGAACATTTAAATGCAGTGTGACACCCAGATTAGAGATGTTTCATGTTTGCAtgaatttataaattttatattatatatatctatatatttcatatataaattTAAGCCATTGTGCAACACTCTTAAAAGGGTCATTTCACATTTACTAAATTCTAGTGGTCCTGGAATGCAGAGTGCATtctgtaaaaatattaatttaactaTTAACAAGTAATGTTCCAATCATCAACTAAGACAATCTCCTTTTAGCAGTCAGGGATTAAATAGCCTATCTTTGATCCATGTTTCACTGATTTATACATTGCAGAGGTACACAGTCAAGAAGAAATTGTGGGTTGGGAACTGTCAAAATGACAGTTTAGTATACAACATTAAGAGGGAACCATTAATCAAATATTCTTCTACTTGTGGCAGACTATGGCTCAGAGATAACTCACTAAATCATGTGTTCTGTTTTTACTCTCATATTGTTTACCTTTTTTCCAAATGGGTTTATTTACTTCAGAAATTTAGATACGTTATAAATTCATCACTGCAATGTGCCCATGTCTCATGACATCCTGCTGGAAACTGGAAAACACACAGTACTTTATTTAAACACTCCCTAATTGCTACATTGTCCTAGATCATAGTcaatgtattgtgtgtatatatacatacatcacatatacatatatacacacacacataatatacacacatacacacagcaaCTATAACATCACACTGACAATAATATTAACTTTATAcaagtatttgccaagaaaaatagGGCATTTCCTCCGCCATTTATTCACAAGCTTATGTTGGGTTATGTTTTCTTCTTGTGTCCctgataaaacaaaatacatggtTAAACCACaaaattgtgttgttgttgttgtcattgttgttgttgttgttgttgttgttttacttcaAATTTTCTGAAGGCAACAGGCACTTTGATTCATATTGGTGTATACAAATatagttgtttctttttcttaaatattataCTACCCGTTCTCTATTTGGGTATTTTGTCTGTGAAATCTTTGGTCCTTGAGCATACTTTCTTTGCTAAAgctgttttagtttgcattttcacatttttaaaatgtgaactctGCACTCAGCTGAAAATAATGGATTATTGTCATGGAAAGGTTTGCTGTTTTTCATGATAACTACCCCAATCTACTACTGTTCATTTGGAGCAAGCTGTTCAGTTTAGAGCATTCTGTTCAAGCAAGCAATACATGCTATGGGATCATTCCACAGATGGCATCTGTTTGCAAGCTCCAAAGACAGCCATTCCAACATATTTGAGAGTCAGCTTTTCGCTGCATTATgcctctacattttaaaaattaaactccAAAATATATAGTAGTAAATtgggtaagattttttttttcccattttcccattttcAAATACCATTCTAGAAAAAGCCTTCCAACTTTGTCTATGCCAAAGCTATGGGAGCAGGTACTGCAAAACCCATATTGTCATCAAGCACTCCTTCCCATTTTATTTCAGGAGAAGTTGGTTGCTTTTAATGACAGGCCTCTTGTGCTCCAGGGTAgaatccaatttttttcttttttttttcttttttttgtttgttttttgttttgtttttggtttattACTAGATCATGCTCCCATATCTATTAAAAGACCTACAAGCTTTGTCAAGCTTGAACACTGGAGCAGACCATCATTGCACAAAACACACCCCATTCTACAACAgggtcactctttttttttttttaacttaggggaaaaaaaattcccactgGACATTTTAGAAATGGTCCTTAATTGCAGGGCAACCAAGTAGAGTATGTGTGCTGCTGGCAAGTGAACACTGGCTGAACCTGGGCAATATAGTAATTGCTAAAGTTGGCATCTGCTACATAAGGGGCTGGCTGGTAGTAACAGGTGACATTGGCCACATTGGGGATAATATTTTGCTCAGCCAGCACCCGGATAGCCAGCATGGTAATGAGATTCAAAGTCTGTCTTCTCTCGTGTCCCATCAAACACACTGTACTTTCATTCACCACACCGTGAAGGGTCATGAGATAGTCATACTTGCGGTCTTCCAATCCCACAAAGTGGTTCTGCAAGTAGGATTCCAACTTTCTCTGCTGTTCACCAATGTCTGAGAAGTCGATGAAAAATCTGGAGCACATATACCTCTGGAGGGACTTAATTTCAGCTTCAGAAGCAGCCCTAAAGCCCCTAACCAAAAGGTTACAGTATTTAAGAAGCCCTCCTCCTCTGATTTCTTCTGGATTTCTGGTAGCAATGACCTTGTTGCAAAGGTGATCAAAGGCTTCTTGAAAATCACCATAGACACTCTCCCCAATTATAGTGGGGTGAAAAGTTTCAGTCATTGGGTTCTCTGAGCATTCataaaaaaggaggagagagtctAACTTGATTTGGAAAGAGTCTACACTGAACTCAAACTGGCGTCGCAGGGAATCCACAAATTTCAGTTCCACATTTTTGCCACTGTTGTTTGACAGGGAGATGAGACTCCATCGGTCTGAATCATTGCATACTTTTACCATTTTCTGCACATAAGCCTCCTAAAACATGAAAGACAAAGCAAGCAGATGAACATGACTACTAATTTAAATCAACCTCCTTTCACAAGTTAGAATGCAGCTGGAtcccttctttcacattttaccCAAACGCCCTAGGCTACCTACAGGTTTCAATATTCCCCTCCTAGTTCTCCCGCCTTCTTTCCCGGCTCTCCCCAACAAGCTCATCCCCTAGGTAAAGGTGGCTTTTGAAGCCtgggataaagaaaagaaaaatagtactTTGATGTGACTAGTAGATAGGGTTCAGTAGTGTCGGTAGTATATCTTGAGAAGGCTGACTACTCACACAATTTTAACCGATTGCAAAAATGTTGCCAAAAAGGCTGActctgtaagccttaaagcatGCGGGCTTTCAGAATCCAGAGCCCACAACCGATTCATATTTTCCAGTACAACAGCACTCGACTTATTGTCCCAGTCCTACTACTTCTTTAAGCCAGTCTCACTAAGCTTAGGAATTCACTCGTAATAGGACTCAAAGAAATTTAAATGGTTAAATGAAcacagaaattaaaataaacGACTCCGAAAACGTCACTACTTTTTAGTTCTTGAAATCTGCTCCAAGAGAAACTTTGTCAGGTAAAGCAGgcaaggctttaaaaaaaattaaaataaataaaaagggaggggggtgcgTGCGCATagttagaaggaaggaaacaaagtaTTTAGAAAACTCCTACTATGTGGACACTAGACACATTTTTACAAATGCTTAAAATTACTTGAGCGACCAACCTCTGAAGATTCCAACATTCATTCTCCAGACCTAGGCTGCTCACACTTTACAGAGCCTTctcgtggggggtgggggtggggggcgcggtgggaggagggagggagcttGAAAGGGAGTAAGAAAGCTAAGAAGTGACTTAAACTAACACAAATCCCCTTTATGGTACGACATTGTAGACGACCGTTAAGGAAATGGGGCGAGAggatgggcggggggggggggggggggacggtgGAGCACCATCAGTCAAAGCTAACTTTTCCGGCTCCATTCCCAGCTCAAGCAAGCCCTACTTCTATTCCAATTCCCGACTTCCTTTCCAGATCAATTCATTAAGAAGACTGGGTTTACCTTAAGAGTCAGCGGCGTGATCTTCTCCTTATTCACTCCTTCGGGCAAGAAATCCAAAAGGCAGTCCAGGACCACGTCTTTGACAGTCTGAAACTCCTCTTCCCCCTGGAGATCCGCGCAGAAGATGAGGTCCAGGTCCTTGTAGCCCAGGCCACTGTCCTGGTGCAGGACGTGGCTGGCAGCGGAGCCATTGAGCCGCACGTCCCGGACCCCAATGCGCTTTTCCTCCAGGCGGCTCCTCACCACCTTCACGATTTGACGGGGCTGCATCTCCAGAGTGGGAAAGTTGCCCCGGCCGTGGATGGGGATCGTCTCGCTCAAGATGTCGTCTAGCCGCTGCACTTGCTCCCAGCTCAGGACGTTACAATGCATGGTGGGGTTCTCACAGCAGCTAACACAGCAGTTATTCCCACCGAAGCTGCTGTTGTTGCAGCTGCAACCGCACCAATCGCTGACGCTACCAGTACAGATGCGGGTGCTTTTGCCACTTTCGTCATCAGCCATGGTAAAGAGCCGTTTTCCCTTCGTTGCGAAATGCCCAGTGAATGCCAGGTTCTGTCCTTAGGAgataagacagaaaaagaaaagataagttaGAACCAGAAAGCGGGTGGCTGGCTGGCGAGGAGTCAGAGCCCCGTGACAGCCTGAAGATCCCAACCCAGGAGTTGCTGGATGGTTTTCCACCACAAATCTAAGGACTATTTTCGCTTTTCTCTCCAAGACTAAAACCAACCCTGAcccctccaacccccaccccacctacATACATAGACCAGAAGCCCCGCAGCCTAGCCCCAAATGCACAGAGTAGTCTCAGCTGCAAAGGGATAAATTGGGACTGATCCCGTGTTCCCGTCCCACTTCTGTCACACCTGGGTTCAGTCGCAGCCTCCTGGTCCGAAGAGCTATGAGTGTGTGAACTCAAAAGCGAAGGAGAGAAACCCTGGCACAAAGTGCGGAGGAGTCGTTGGTAATTGGAGATGCAGAGGTGGGCAAGGGGCTTCTCTTCCT is part of the Dromiciops gliroides isolate mDroGli1 chromosome 4, mDroGli1.pri, whole genome shotgun sequence genome and encodes:
- the TENT5A gene encoding terminal nucleotidyltransferase 5A; protein product: MADDESGKSTRICTGSVSDWCGCSCNNSSFGGNNCCVSCCENPTMHCNVLSWEQVQRLDDILSETIPIHGRGNFPTLEMQPRQIVKVVRSRLEEKRIGVRDVRLNGSAASHVLHQDSGLGYKDLDLIFCADLQGEEEFQTVKDVVLDCLLDFLPEGVNKEKITPLTLKEAYVQKMVKVCNDSDRWSLISLSNNSGKNVELKFVDSLRRQFEFSVDSFQIKLDSLLLFYECSENPMTETFHPTIIGESVYGDFQEAFDHLCNKVIATRNPEEIRGGGLLKYCNLLVRGFRAASEAEIKSLQRYMCSRFFIDFSDIGEQQRKLESYLQNHFVGLEDRKYDYLMTLHGVVNESTVCLMGHERRQTLNLITMLAIRVLAEQNIIPNVANVTCYYQPAPYVADANFSNYYIAQVQPVFTCQQHTYSTWLPCN